A window of Flavobacterium flavigenum contains these coding sequences:
- a CDS encoding geranylgeranylglycerol-phosphate geranylgeranyltransferase — MLSRQHKLLVMKIVSLFSVVRGYNIPIIVLAQYLSAIFILAPEKRALDILLDSYLFLIVFASAVTIASGYIINNFYDSQKDLINRPNKSMLDRLVSQKTKLSVYFSLNFMAVLTALIVSWRACLFFSAYIFLIWFYSHKIKKYAIIGNLTAAFLAVLPFFAILLYFFYHQISFDEIENHRSHFAVISAHAMFLFLLLLIREMIKDLENLKGDLANNYQTIPILYSERASKQIITVLTFMTIFPVYILINVYDVGYMDIYFYVCFMALLFFLLYLWKSNSKEQYLLLHNVLKFLIVSGVFCIVLINPSVLWHGKQLISNF, encoded by the coding sequence ATGTTAAGCAGGCAGCACAAACTTTTAGTAATGAAAATTGTCAGTCTGTTCTCTGTAGTAAGAGGTTATAACATTCCGATTATTGTATTGGCACAGTATTTATCTGCGATTTTTATATTAGCTCCTGAGAAAAGAGCCCTCGATATTTTACTGGATTCCTACTTGTTTCTGATTGTATTTGCTTCTGCCGTTACGATTGCTTCTGGCTATATTATTAATAATTTTTATGACAGTCAAAAAGACCTGATCAACAGACCCAACAAATCAATGCTGGATCGTCTGGTCAGTCAGAAAACAAAACTTTCAGTTTACTTTTCCCTGAACTTTATGGCTGTTCTAACTGCTTTAATCGTTTCTTGGCGAGCTTGCTTATTTTTTTCAGCTTATATTTTCCTAATCTGGTTTTATTCGCATAAAATTAAAAAGTATGCCATTATTGGAAATCTTACAGCGGCTTTTTTAGCTGTGCTGCCTTTTTTTGCCATTTTATTGTATTTTTTTTACCATCAGATTTCATTTGACGAAATAGAAAACCACAGAAGTCATTTTGCAGTAATTTCAGCACATGCAATGTTTTTATTTTTGCTACTGCTAATTCGGGAAATGATTAAAGATCTTGAAAATTTAAAAGGTGATTTAGCTAATAATTATCAGACTATTCCAATTCTTTACAGCGAAAGGGCATCAAAGCAGATTATTACAGTTTTAACCTTTATGACCATATTTCCCGTGTACATATTGATCAATGTTTATGATGTGGGCTATATGGATATCTATTTCTATGTGTGTTTTATGGCATTACTCTTTTTTCTGTTATATTTATGGAAATCAAATTCTAAAGAGCAATATTTACTGCTTCATAATGTGCTTAAATTTTTGATTGTTTCAGGCGTATTTTGTATTGTTTTGATTAATCCGAGTGTTTTGTGGCACGGGAAACAATTGATATCGAATTTTTAG
- a CDS encoding mevalonate kinase family protein has translation MKGPLFYSKILLFGEYGIIRDSKGLSIPYNFYNGALKKDENPSAEAIASNASLKRYTLYLENLQTEQPDLVAFDLQSLKSDVETGMYFDSSIPQGYGVGSSGALVAAIYDKYATNKITVLENLTREKLLQLKNIFANMESFFHGKSSGLDPLNSYLSIPILINSKDNIEATGIPTQSFDGKGAVFLLDSGIVGETAPMVNIFMENLKDKGFRAMLKNQFVKYTDACVENFLHGDMKSLFTNTKKLSKVVLNNFKPMIPEQFHGIWQHGIDTNDYYLKLCGSGGGGYILGFTEDLERAKVSLKDYKLEVVYQF, from the coding sequence ATGAAAGGACCTTTATTTTACTCAAAAATATTACTCTTTGGAGAATACGGAATCATTCGCGACTCTAAAGGACTTTCTATTCCTTATAATTTTTATAATGGCGCACTGAAGAAAGATGAAAATCCTTCTGCAGAAGCCATTGCCTCAAATGCAAGTTTAAAACGCTATACCCTTTACCTTGAAAACCTACAAACTGAACAACCTGATTTGGTTGCTTTTGATTTGCAATCCTTAAAAAGCGATGTAGAGACTGGAATGTACTTTGATTCCAGTATTCCACAAGGATACGGAGTAGGCAGCAGCGGTGCTTTGGTTGCGGCTATTTATGATAAATATGCGACTAATAAAATTACCGTTCTTGAGAATTTGACGCGTGAAAAACTATTGCAGCTAAAAAACATATTTGCAAATATGGAGAGTTTTTTCCACGGAAAAAGTTCTGGTCTTGATCCGTTAAACAGTTATTTGAGCATTCCGATTTTAATTAATTCTAAAGATAATATTGAAGCAACCGGAATTCCGACTCAAAGTTTTGACGGGAAAGGCGCTGTGTTTTTATTAGACTCAGGAATTGTGGGTGAAACCGCTCCGATGGTGAATATTTTTATGGAAAACCTGAAAGACAAAGGTTTCCGTGCGATGCTAAAAAACCAATTTGTAAAATATACCGATGCTTGCGTTGAAAACTTTTTGCATGGCGATATGAAATCGTTGTTTACTAATACTAAAAAGCTTTCTAAAGTCGTTTTAAATAATTTCAAACCAATGATTCCGGAGCAGTTTCACGGAATCTGGCAACACGGAATTGATACCAACGATTATTATTTAAAACTTTGCGGTTCTGGCGGGGGCGGTTATATTTTAGGTTTTACCGAAGATTTAGAGCGCGCTAAAGTTTCCCTAAAAGACTATAAATTAGAAGTGGTTTATCAGTTCTAA
- a CDS encoding type II toxin-antitoxin system RelE/ParE family toxin: MRKIVISDYAQLKIKNLLEYIESKWSKTVRQKFAQKLYGTVKIIKDSPEAFPKSDFNKSVHKCVITKQTTIFYKFNSKRVEIIAIFDTRQDPNQIKKDIK; the protein is encoded by the coding sequence ATGAGAAAAATTGTAATTTCAGATTATGCTCAGCTTAAGATTAAAAATCTTTTAGAATATATTGAAAGTAAATGGTCTAAAACTGTTCGCCAAAAATTTGCACAAAAACTTTATGGTACTGTAAAAATCATTAAAGACAGTCCGGAAGCATTTCCAAAATCTGATTTTAATAAAAGTGTTCATAAATGCGTAATAACAAAACAGACTACAATTTTTTATAAATTTAATTCTAAAAGAGTTGAAATTATTGCAATTTTCGACACCAGACAAGACCCAAATCAAATAAAGAAAGACATAAAATAA
- a CDS encoding diphosphomevalonate/mevalonate 3,5-bisphosphate decarboxylase family protein: MFTAADFIPKTYSSTVENGNFEWSAPSNIALVKYWGKKENQIPANPSVSFTLKNCKTITKLAFEKKENQNAFSFDLLFEGKPKEDFKPKIRKFLERIEVYLPFLKEYHFTIDTHNTFPHSSGIASSASGMAALAMNFMSLEKLLNPEMTDEYFYQKASFLARLGSGSACRSVKGNVVVWGNQSNIIGSSDLFGVEFPHTIHENFHNYQDTILLVDKGEKQVSSTVGHDLMHNHPYAERRFAQAHENLDQLIDIFERGNIEEFIKVVESEALTLHAMMMTSMPYYILMKPNTLQIINAIWKFRNETHVPVCFTLDAGANVHVLYPENAKEKVLQFIKNELVGFCQNGQYICDKIGTGAIAL, translated from the coding sequence ATGTTTACAGCAGCTGATTTTATTCCTAAAACATATTCTTCAACAGTCGAAAACGGAAATTTCGAATGGAGCGCACCCAGCAATATTGCATTGGTAAAATACTGGGGGAAAAAAGAGAACCAGATTCCGGCGAATCCTTCGGTAAGTTTTACTTTAAAAAATTGCAAAACGATTACAAAACTGGCTTTTGAAAAGAAAGAAAATCAGAATGCTTTTTCATTCGATTTACTATTTGAAGGAAAACCTAAGGAAGATTTCAAGCCAAAAATCAGAAAGTTTTTAGAAAGAATCGAAGTCTATCTGCCGTTTTTGAAAGAGTATCATTTTACGATTGATACCCATAATACGTTTCCGCACAGTTCAGGAATAGCTTCTTCGGCTTCGGGAATGGCAGCTTTAGCAATGAATTTTATGAGTCTTGAAAAACTGCTGAATCCTGAAATGACAGACGAATATTTTTACCAAAAAGCATCTTTTCTAGCCCGTTTAGGTTCAGGAAGTGCCTGTAGAAGTGTAAAAGGAAATGTTGTAGTCTGGGGCAATCAGTCCAATATTATAGGAAGTTCCGATTTATTTGGAGTTGAATTTCCGCATACAATTCACGAAAATTTCCATAATTATCAGGACACGATTTTATTGGTTGATAAAGGAGAAAAACAAGTTTCGAGCACTGTTGGACACGATTTGATGCACAACCATCCGTATGCAGAAAGACGTTTTGCGCAGGCGCATGAAAATCTGGATCAATTAATTGACATTTTTGAAAGGGGAAATATTGAAGAATTCATTAAGGTTGTAGAAAGCGAAGCATTGACTTTGCACGCTATGATGATGACTTCGATGCCGTATTATATATTGATGAAACCAAATACTTTGCAGATTATCAATGCAATCTGGAAATTCAGAAACGAAACCCATGTTCCAGTTTGTTTTACTTTGGATGCAGGTGCAAATGTGCATGTTTTGTATCCTGAGAATGCTAAAGAAAAAGTATTACAATTTATTAAGAACGAATTAGTTGGCTTTTGTCAAAATGGTCAGTACATTTGCGACAAAATTGGAACTGGTGCAATTGCATTATAA
- a CDS encoding TspO/MBR family protein encodes MNKFVKIAIALVICLAVGYSASLVTRPSVAEWYPTIQKPFFNPPNWIFMPVWTLLYVFMSVAAGLVWDRIKEQSEEVKKALGFFLIQLTLNAVWSYLFFGLKNPMLALIEIGLLWLMIYETYLKFIKINKTAGYLLIPYLAWVGFAAILNASIWCLNR; translated from the coding sequence ATGAATAAGTTTGTAAAAATAGCAATAGCATTAGTAATTTGTCTGGCAGTAGGCTATTCTGCAAGTTTGGTAACAAGACCAAGTGTAGCAGAGTGGTATCCTACAATCCAAAAACCTTTTTTTAATCCGCCTAATTGGATTTTTATGCCGGTTTGGACCTTGCTTTATGTTTTTATGAGTGTAGCTGCCGGCTTAGTCTGGGATAGAATAAAAGAGCAAAGTGAAGAAGTTAAAAAAGCGTTAGGATTCTTTTTAATTCAGTTAACCCTGAATGCTGTCTGGTCGTATTTATTCTTCGGATTAAAAAACCCGATGCTGGCCTTAATCGAAATCGGGCTTTTATGGCTGATGATTTATGAAACCTACTTAAAATTTATCAAAATCAATAAAACGGCTGGTTACTTATTGATTCCATATTTGGCATGGGTTGGATTTGCAGCTATTTTGAATGCGAGTATCTGGTGCCTGAATAGGTAA
- a CDS encoding tetratricopeptide repeat protein → MNRFKVFVIVLILISIKSFACLNGESKILKNGAYAYQDYDGINPKGHYFFTGDFPRLIIELDSLYKKTRDLDYLSDKGYLLIVLRKYEEALKLYLTIEKIKPNRYSTASNLGTLYELMGENQKAYNWIKKSIAINPKSHEGSEWLHLKILEAKIKNINTVSGQFLINTNFGTSRQPKTKLSKKEIDELAQSIYFQVNERMSFIEPKDKIISILLFELGNLAELLGEHNSALDTYRTAREYGYDGDLIVERMITSTQGEIDYYRERAVSYGSQLRALRESKKDINSDYIYKVETSLIILSGIIVILLMALVVFFLKWKKLKKSISTS, encoded by the coding sequence ATGAATAGATTTAAGGTTTTTGTTATTGTTTTGATTTTAATTTCGATTAAGTCTTTTGCTTGTTTGAATGGTGAAAGTAAAATTTTAAAAAATGGAGCGTATGCTTATCAAGACTATGATGGAATTAATCCTAAAGGTCATTATTTTTTCACAGGAGATTTTCCAAGATTGATAATTGAACTTGACAGTTTGTATAAAAAAACAAGAGATCTCGATTATTTATCTGATAAAGGGTATCTTTTAATTGTTCTGAGAAAATATGAAGAAGCTTTAAAATTATATTTGACCATTGAAAAAATTAAGCCCAATAGATATTCCACGGCATCTAATTTGGGAACACTTTACGAATTAATGGGCGAAAATCAAAAAGCTTATAACTGGATTAAGAAATCTATTGCTATTAATCCTAAATCTCATGAAGGATCAGAATGGCTTCATTTGAAAATACTAGAAGCTAAGATCAAGAATATAAATACTGTTTCCGGTCAGTTTTTAATAAATACAAATTTTGGAACTTCCCGTCAACCTAAAACAAAATTATCTAAAAAAGAAATTGACGAATTAGCACAATCGATTTATTTTCAGGTAAATGAACGAATGTCATTTATTGAACCAAAAGATAAAATCATTTCAATTCTACTTTTTGAACTTGGCAATCTTGCAGAATTGTTAGGTGAACACAATAGCGCACTTGATACTTACAGAACCGCTAGAGAATATGGTTATGATGGAGATTTGATTGTAGAAAGAATGATTACTAGCACTCAAGGCGAAATTGACTATTATCGTGAAAGAGCTGTAAGTTATGGTTCACAACTTCGTGCTTTAAGAGAAAGTAAAAAGGATATAAATTCAGATTATATATATAAAGTTGAAACAAGTTTAATTATTCTTTCTGGAATTATAGTAATTCTTTTGATGGCTTTAGTTGTATTTTTCTTAAAATGGAAAAAACTTAAAAAATCTATTTCAACTTCTTAA
- a CDS encoding HAD family hydrolase: MKFKGIIFDLDGTLVNSLEDISDAMNSVLTELNYPIHTYDSYQYFIGNGLRKLVARALPPTNNTEDEVEFCFESMLKTYDSNCVQKTKPYNEIAELIHDLNSKGIKLAVFSNKADELTKKVTEALFPNLFDAIAGLTTEELKKPNPFKAIEISKNWNLQPEEILFVGDSDVDIETALNAKMFPVGVTWGYRTKEELKASGAKVVINTPFELLNIL; encoded by the coding sequence ATGAAATTTAAAGGAATTATTTTTGATTTAGACGGAACATTAGTCAATTCATTAGAAGATATTTCAGATGCGATGAATAGTGTTCTTACCGAACTAAATTATCCAATTCATACCTACGACAGCTATCAGTATTTTATTGGGAATGGTTTAAGAAAATTAGTTGCCAGAGCTTTGCCTCCAACCAACAATACGGAAGATGAGGTTGAGTTTTGTTTTGAGAGCATGCTTAAAACATACGATAGCAATTGTGTTCAGAAAACTAAACCGTATAATGAAATAGCTGAATTGATACATGATTTAAATTCGAAAGGAATCAAATTAGCTGTTTTTTCAAACAAAGCCGATGAACTGACTAAAAAAGTAACAGAGGCATTGTTCCCCAATTTGTTTGATGCAATTGCAGGTTTAACCACAGAAGAACTCAAAAAACCGAATCCGTTTAAAGCGATTGAAATCAGCAAAAACTGGAACTTACAACCTGAAGAAATCCTTTTTGTCGGAGATTCTGATGTGGATATTGAAACCGCTTTAAATGCCAAAATGTTTCCGGTTGGCGTGACATGGGGTTACAGAACCAAAGAAGAGTTGAAAGCAAGCGGAGCGAAAGTGGTTATAAATACTCCTTTTGAGTTACTAAATATTTTATAA
- a CDS encoding transglutaminase-like domain-containing protein: protein MKNLIIFLLIFFISPNCFCQQNKNTLKQTIKNYPELEAVIKHYKKKDDNEKLKAVNFLIANIGSKGSYMYDLVDSNEKSVGYNISNFKDEMDEKKGLDSVADVRGKLYKKESFLPDLKNITAQFLIDNIDKAFEIREKSPFCKNLSDADFYEYILPYRVSTEKLENWRTLVLNNFTKAQLDSIYNFSTVLAATAYVNKIYEKRFSFGGNRYFKEKKVRSYSELLKDKLGKCDDMCNLMVLVLRALGIPSGSDYIRYKRASNDVGHSWCFILDTKTKHYYPFDPLSENGPGFFNLPYKNAPLVSRNQFAILSENSIKNDQSIIYHDLFEDNSKTVTNEYFETTDLVIPLNKKLQEPLYLSIWNNGWWKPITYFYNPNQNIAIFEKVSKTNLYCLTKYKYRTVEEVKEPFIIDKFGEIIHISSLPFKKDINLNDVQNKELKKAKNDTFILDFVTNVEICKRVIEENDQKDQWILSSNLNIRTNTLYHFIDKSTHIKKIFLIKNDGSVDWY, encoded by the coding sequence ATGAAAAACCTCATTATATTTCTATTAATATTTTTTATTAGTCCAAATTGCTTTTGTCAACAAAACAAAAACACTTTAAAGCAAACAATTAAAAACTATCCTGAACTCGAAGCTGTAATAAAACATTACAAAAAGAAAGACGATAATGAAAAACTGAAAGCTGTGAACTTTTTAATAGCAAATATAGGTAGCAAAGGCAGTTATATGTATGATTTAGTAGATAGTAACGAAAAGTCTGTTGGGTATAACATTTCTAATTTTAAAGATGAAATGGATGAAAAAAAAGGGCTTGATTCTGTTGCTGACGTTAGAGGGAAACTATATAAGAAAGAAAGCTTTTTGCCAGATTTAAAAAATATTACGGCACAATTCCTGATTGACAATATTGATAAAGCCTTTGAAATCAGAGAGAAAAGCCCATTTTGTAAAAATTTATCAGATGCCGATTTTTATGAATACATTTTACCGTATCGTGTTAGTACAGAAAAGCTAGAAAATTGGAGAACTTTAGTTTTAAATAACTTTACAAAAGCGCAACTAGATTCTATCTATAACTTTTCTACTGTTTTAGCCGCTACAGCTTATGTAAATAAAATTTATGAAAAAAGATTTTCATTTGGGGGCAATCGTTATTTTAAAGAAAAAAAGGTTCGCTCCTATTCTGAATTATTAAAAGATAAATTGGGAAAATGTGATGACATGTGCAACCTGATGGTATTGGTACTTCGTGCTTTAGGAATTCCGAGTGGTTCTGATTATATTCGTTATAAAAGAGCCTCTAACGATGTTGGCCACAGTTGGTGTTTCATTTTAGACACAAAAACAAAACACTACTATCCTTTTGATCCTTTATCCGAGAATGGTCCAGGTTTTTTCAATTTACCTTATAAAAATGCACCTTTAGTAAGCAGAAATCAATTTGCAATACTGTCAGAAAATTCAATAAAAAATGATCAATCGATTATTTATCACGATTTATTTGAAGATAATTCAAAAACGGTTACTAACGAATATTTTGAAACCACAGATTTAGTTATACCGTTGAACAAAAAACTTCAAGAGCCTCTATATTTATCTATTTGGAATAACGGTTGGTGGAAACCAATTACCTATTTTTATAACCCTAATCAAAATATAGCAATATTTGAAAAAGTATCCAAAACAAATTTATACTGCCTGACTAAATATAAGTACCGTACAGTAGAAGAAGTAAAAGAACCTTTCATCATTGATAAATTTGGAGAAATTATACACATCTCTTCTTTACCTTTTAAAAAGGATATTAATTTAAACGATGTACAGAATAAAGAATTAAAAAAAGCAAAAAATGATACTTTTATTTTAGATTTTGTAACAAACGTAGAAATTTGCAAAAGAGTGATTGAAGAAAACGATCAAAAAGATCAATGGATATTATCTTCAAATCTAAATATAAGAACAAACACCCTGTATCATTTTATAGATAAATCAACCCATATCAAGAAAATTTTCCTAATTAAAAATGATGGTAGTGTTGATTGGTATTGA